From the genome of Primulina huaijiensis isolate GDHJ02 chromosome 11, ASM1229523v2, whole genome shotgun sequence:
gatttccctaatattatcttttacttgttgatttgattgaatataatatttaatatgattttgtctttctagataatgtgataaatatgataatgattatgatgatatgatatccTTGTTTAAAACTCTAACTTTCCATATTATGTATGATTCCTTATATATTGATAAACCCTAGGCTtataaataagagatttgtGTGAAAAAGCGAAACTGAAGACGCATCACAAATTTCAGAGAAAAAGACTTACAAAGCTGTTGCCGATTGAAAGAGTGGTGATCAAtgtgttgccttgaatgttgccAACATCTTCAGACAACATTAGCGACGAAGTTGGATGAAGATCGTATTTAGTTGATTTTGCTTTTGGGCTTAcgtttttgttttcttgtttacgttttattattgttagttattttagaaagcatttgttttctcaaagtgttgaggaaattgattttcgtggaaatcactagtgataggtttttgtgtaaacgatttggttttctagtgattaatttttgacAGGCACCACACAAGTGTTTATACTTGTGCACatttaatcttgtccatctatttatttaaagtgAGTCTGAAACGATTTGTTTAATATTCCGCTGTATGTTGTCttaaatgttgtaacatttgaCACAACATTTAACTCACAATTTACACTGCCCGAGCTCGGGACATGACATTATCAAATTTAGTCGAGAAGAACCACGATGATAATTATGCATATTTATAGCACCGATTTTACCTTGATTTAACCACTCAAAGTTGGTTTCATGGTCTTCAATGATTTAATTAGCCACAAATACAATAACATAGAATGAAAGCCAAAAAGGCAATATCAAATTATCTTCACTGGTTCCATGACACCTTATCCGTTATCCCTGATGAAGAAGCTATAACAGGAACTCCCCTTTTTTCTCCGTGCGAGAAAAGGTAAGAATCTGCTCTCCTGAGCTTTAATAATCATTCAGTCGTTTTCATGATTTAACGTGAAAAGATGCACACAAGACACACACTCGAATGCCACCATGTTTTTGCTCCTTCAGTCCACGTTCAACCTCTATCTCAAAGTTTTTCTCAGACCAGCCATTTCTCTCGATGCTGGAAACAAAGTGCCGCACAATCCAAGAATTGAACATGATTCACGCCCAACTCATCAAAACTGGTCTAGTAAAAGACACCATAGCGGCTAGCCGGCCGTGTCTTGGCCTTCTGCGCCACTTCCTAGGCGTGTGACATGGACTACGCGTTATTGATATTCAGGCAGATAGGAAATTTGAATCCTTTCACTTGGAATACTATAATTAGAGGATTTTCTCGGCGTTCATCTCCTCATGTTGCAATTTCTCTTTTCATTGAAATGTTGGTGAGTTCTATGGTTCAACCGGGAACTCTGACTTATCCTTCCGTTTTCAAGGCTTATTCTCAACTCGGTTTGGCTAAAGATGGTTCTCAGCTTCATGGAAGAATCATTAAACTAGGAATGGATTTGATCCATTTATAAGAAACTCGGTTATACATATGTATTCAAGTTGTGGGCTTTTGGGGGATGCGAGAAAAGTATTTGATGAGGATGAAAAATTCGATGTTGCTTGGAACTCGATCATTACGTGACTTGCAAAGTGCGGGGAAGTTCAGGAATCTTGTAGATTGTTCGATAAAATGTCGTATAAAAATGAAGTTTCTTGGAATACTATGATAAGTGGTTATGTAAGAAATGGAAAGTGGATGGAGGCATTGAATCTTTTTTATCAATGCAGGGGGAAAAAGACATCAAACCAAGCGAACTTACTATGCGCTAGTAAGCTTGTTGAATGCTTGTGCGAGATTAGGAGCTTTTAAACAAGGAAAATGAATCCATGACTATATCAAGAAGAACAATATTGAACTGAATGTTATTTTAGTAACAGCAATAATAGATATGTACTGCAATTGCGGAAAAATTGAAATGGCACGAAAAGTGTTTGCAAGTGCACCAAGAAAAGGATTATCTTGCTGGAACTCCATGGTGTTGGGCTTAGCAATCAATGGATTTGAAAATGAAACTATGGAGTTGTTCATGAAACTCAAATCTTCGAGTCTAAGCACCGATGTTGTCACTTTTATTGGAGTTCTAATGTCATGCAGTCATTCAGGTCAAGTTGATCTAGCCATGGAATACTTCGTATTGATGAAATAAGCGTATAAAATTAAGGCATCCATTGAATATTACCGTTGTATGGTTGATTTATAGGACGGGCAGGACTCATTGAATGGCCAGCAGAGAATTTGATTTCATCGAATCCTGACGACCTAGTTTTCATGTACTTGTGTTAAATGTTCAGCCTTGGGTCATTTCAGGAAGGCAATACAGGAAAGAAtttcaatgaaaaataaaaagatgcAGAAGCAACCAGGATGAAATTTGATTGAAGTGAATGGGGAAGTGCATGAATTTGTAGCTGGTGGCAAGTGGCATTTTCAAGTGCCAGTTTTGTGGTCTTTACAGAACGAGCCAGTTATGATAAAGGTTTTGAAGCATGAGCTTTATAGTCCTATTGTGGTTAATATcatgttaaaaattttgaatcagaGAATGTTTTGTGCTAATTATGATatcattatttttctaaaagtCATGTTGTTGAGGGCATTTGAGGGAAGAATTAACAAGTTTTAGTTAGATTTCTATGTTATTCGATTGTCTTGAACTTATCAAGGCATATACAAGTAGGGATCCTCTAAATATCAAAGCCTCAAATTACGGCATAAGCTTCGGATATTCGAAGGTTGTGGTGTTGcccttttcataaacatagGATTTTTTGGAATGAAGGATGATGGAAAAACCATCGATTGATTAGCAGCTGCGTTTTTCTGCTTGGGACCGGAAAATCATCGATTGATGATAAAGATGAAGCAAAGAAATTGGAGCTTCAAGACCTCGACCCTCAATGTTTTGGCTGGAGGCAGTCTCATGTCCAGAGAAGAAAATAGTTCTCTCAGATTTAAACATTGTGCTCTTGTTATTTGGGTCTGTAAGATCGATATATTTTTCTTTCGAAGGAATTGTTACGATACAACAATATTAAGAAGTTTACTTCATATATAGAATGTTACATTTTTCAAACGTTACGAAGTAACATTAGGATTCTACTCTTTAAATTTCTAATACACCAGAGAATGCAATAAAGTAGTGCAGGTTCTAGAGAAGCTATAACAAAAATACAAGTTTTAACCCCCCTATGCTGTAGAAACTGCTAGATCAAACTCCTATATACAACCACCAGGTTTCTGTTTTCCCGAAGAAGAACCAGTAACATGCGAACACAAAGATCTCGCCTGTCCTCCCCGGCCACGGTAGGACAAGTCTATGTCCACCAGCCGAACATTTTTGCAAGGCAGAGTCGGACTGCATTGTATATTCACGGCAACTTTTGTGTTCGAAATTCCCTTTATGTTCTTGAATGTAACATCTTTAATCTGCACCTCTGAGCTCAACATATTCTAGAGACAACAAAAAGAGTAATCATAATGTGTAACTAAGATGGTTTGACAAAAGGGAAGCATTAAATAAAGACTCCCATCATCTCTAAGGCGGCGAAAAAATACCAGTGATCGAAATAATTTAGAGTTTACCTGCAGTTTACAACTTCCAGACGGGCAATATTGTTGATCGATGATAATAGGATTGCCtgtattttttatgtcaatattctcaaatattatatcagaAGCCAAACTATACAAAGAGGGTGCCCATGTTTTGATCCTCAGGCCATTTTCGGCACCAATGAAAGTGCAGTTCCTGACGTGTATACCAGTAACATATTCAGTTTCATGGGTCCTTCCAAGGCTTCCAACGCTTATGCCATGGCCAGGCCCACAAACAACGTCAAAAATATCGATGTCCTGGCTGCCCGCTACCATGGATACACAGTCATCCCCTGTGTGAATTTTGGCGTGAACAATCTTAATTTTAGTTGAGCTTCCTATGTGAATTCCATCGGTGTTCGGGCTGTTTCCGGGTGCTGTCAATATCACGTGGCTGATGTTCATGTTGTGGCATGCAAATAGGTACATGTGGGCATTTTTGCTGTTGACTGATGCTAGATTACGGACCCTTGAATTCGTTATGAAATCGAACCTCAACGTCTGCGAAAAGTTCAatgaaaaacaagaaacaatGCTGTGTTTGTCATTCCTTACTGTAAGATTTAGAGCATACATATaatactttaaaaattttatttacttcAAAATATTAACAACTAGAATCTTATTAACCGCATGCAAGTGTTTTAATTTATTGCAAATACCGAAATTTTGGTGTTAgctttacaaatatatataaactttgagatgcaataaaaaaatttccccTAAAATCCCACGAATTTAAAGGCTACATGGTTCGAAGAACATTGCTCAGAATCTCGGAACCATCCACAGATCCCTTGGAAAGAAGGAGAAATTTATGGCAAAGGAATATTAATCGTTCCCATCACACGAAAAGTTGGGTAATTGAAAATTATCCATCAAGATTTTTTTCATACAAAAGGTAATTGAAAGTTAGTATATATTCCATCAAAATATGGAAATAgtaattaatgaaattttttttggaataaattaGCAGTTAATATATTTCCGTTACTCAACATAATAtggaaataaattaattcaatacaaaaacaagtaaaagaaaatgaagaggaaATAGTAATTAATGAACTTACAACCGGGAGAACCCTGCACCTAGTATTCTTTCTACAATCATTGTAAGGCCATGCCGCCGCCCCTTTGCCATCCAAAACACCGCCGCCATGCACCGTTAAATCTTCAATGTACCGGAAACCGATCCAAGTATCCGTAAAAAACTTAGCAGGTTCCGTCGGAGCTATTAGAGTCCCTTCAATCAGAAACTCCATCGGGCCCTTGCATGGCCCGATGAATCTCACTGAATCGACCAGATACTTTCCTGGAGGGATCCGGACGCGACCACCCCCTTCATGGGCACATGCATCTCTCCACGCTTTAAGTGTCGCCTGCCAGCCACAAATGAACAAGAAAATTAACCAAGATAGATTTTGTTCTTTCTTGAAGATCATCAATTTAAATGACAAACCAAAACTCACCTGAGTTATATCAATCGGCGCATCAGCATTCCTGTGGTATCTCATGACATCGAAGAGTTTTTTCGGTGGCCTAGCGCCATTAACGAGTGAGACCATTACTAGCAAGATCAGAAAAAGAAGATTTGCAACCATTTTGAAAACTGACTCCATTTTCATTTCTTCTGNTTTAGCACCAAGATTCAGCCAtataattttatgaatttatttccCTTTCTTTACATAAGATTTCACACAGTTGACCAGAAACAAAATGATGATTCCATGCACCCGATAAAATATTTCGTAGCattgtcataattttttttggcaaaAGATAAGGATTCAGTTGAATGTAATAAATTGCAAAAAACTGTTAGGATTCTGGGACAATGGACTGTCAGATTAAATAGCTAATTCTAACAAAAACAATGTTTGACTCTTAGTCTTCAAGCGTTAAAATagcaatttttcatttttcttttgaataaaTTAGTTTTTGGTGTTCCTTAGCCCTATATTTCGTTTCTTGTGTGCTGTCtcatcatttatttatttaatatataaaaatccgaAAGCTAGTCAATGCTGATTCTATTTTCAAATgtgattataatattttgttaaattaaagaaaattctTCTAGATACTCTTACTCTACATATTTTTGTCTAATCCAAATTTAACTTTTACattcacttaaataaattaaaagagatATGCATCTAATAagtgtatttttgttattttttttaaaaaaattagtaattatttattaaaaattatacgataaaaaaaattcagttttaCATTCAAACACTACAAACTTatgatttttttctatttttttcataatctataaatttacaattttataaaaaaaaacataatattttgcAAAAACTACATCAATAATTTAGCACAATCTTTACTTtctccatattattattattataataattatttatagatACACGTGGTGTATAAGTCATTTTTTAGTCGGAAAAGTCAACGACGGAGATATAGAGAAAATATTACATGTCTTAACATTGTGTATTTGCATGCATCCATTTCTTGTGTTATCTATATCCATATCACGCTAAAATCACATCTACGAGCCGGGTTGAGATTCGACCCGTATCAAGTCTAATTAtttcatttgaatttaattatcaaattatatattttacaaaaaaaaaatacggtcattgaattatatatataatatgagatatttataataaataaatgcaaTATAGTTCGCTGATGATTAATAAGTTatctaacaaaataatttggatTAAATTTAACACAcatatattcaatttaataaatcttactcaaattaaatattagattaaaaatcaaataatattcgAGATAATTTAAATATCTCCAATTGACTTGAGTTATTAGCACgacttgtaaaaaaaaaaccaccaaAATTTCTATACCCAAAAAAATCCCTTTAGATCCCCaatttagcatttttttttcctctcataACTACCctttaataatatacatgaaatgataaatattttttagaaaatatttatttaattaggacaaatattttaaaaatacaatcaaACGCTTAGTAAACTTATAATACATTCGTGTAATGAAATTAATTAGCAAACTCACTATATTAAGTTCAATAAAGTTACATATATCAAATTTAGATTAACATAAGATATCATTAGTCAAAATCAATTTACCAGTAATATTTTTAAGGACtcgattttaaatgtttgagatAAAAGACTATCCAAATATAAATATTCTAAGTCAGGAAAATATTGAGTATGCTATTATGTATTGATACTAACGGGAAATTTAAGGTCCGATTCcggcaagtgtcactagtccagacgcaggtttcgaaattgtcctgagcctgaaatcacgaagaaaaccgttagaagggggtcgGGAGAGTGTCCCGGCATAGTCCCTCCGActctcaagtcagagactgaggaaaTGAAGTAGGAGCAGCTAAGTgtgctgctgaaaaataatatattgaatgaaTGAATTCACAcacaaacctggtatttatagaaaaatacaTGGGTTCGTCATGGGCCTGCCTTCCACTTGGGCTAGGGATAAGCCATGGTAGTGGGCTCATCATGATGTATCATGTATATTTTCACCCCATaattttctattaaaatttgcatattgatcaaacaaattttatatttgatagaataatataattttaatcgactttaaattctaaatttaagGATATAATCGTAAAATTTATATCACAATAAtcccattatttaatttaatgggaaaatcataatattttgaCCGAATGACCTTTTGGTCTTAAATTTGGTATAagcaatttattatataaagttTAATTTTGTCAGCAGAGGAAAATACAGGGCCTTATTGATAAATTTACTTTGCCCATGTTTCATATGTGGATTCCATTTACAAgggttttatttttcttggttcactaaaaaaacaaaatttctttCTCGTGAATTCTTCACATGCAAAGATAATATCtagtcaaattattttaaagagctaataattttttcacagttttataattctttcattttatttttagctaaATATTAAAGTATCTAGATGATGTAAGTTATAATGTGAGGAAAAAAAATCGTGAAAGAGAGCATATAAATTtaagatatgagtcgagtcgaTCCGTCTCATACATATCAAAATACGAAAATTCTCGTGAAACAGTGTCATGGAATTTCCAATCCAaccaaaatcatgaaaaaaacaTTAGTTTTtaagtcaaaaatattacttctcataacagatatgagtcgagtcgaTCCGTCTCATAGATATACACCGCGAGACATATATCAAAATAAACATGGAATTGGAAAGCTGCTGGTAATACTGTACATCGGTCTATAATGGATTTCTGAATATGGAATGTCTCTATAAAAAGACGAATAAGATGTCATATAAATTGAGAAGGAAATTGGTGGTGATAATCTTGAAATCGAATAGGTGCAATGAACAAGTTTGTAGGATGACCACTAGGCTACCCTTTTTATCtcaaatcaatcaaatgataataGGTTTAAGTGGGCCTGTCTATCTTCAGTTGATGTGTAGATGAACTCCAACTATTGCCCTTTTCTGGCCCACTTTGAAAAAGACGGCCCATTACAAGATTTCGTTTTATTTGGATTCCATCTTTAGTCTATGATCAAATCAATGCCCTAATGATTACCAATTATTCATAATAATATATTCTATATATATTATGGTAGTAATAACCACAtaatatatacttttttttGGCAGATTTCATATTAATATATNATATTGGATAAGTTGACCCACCAATCTTTGGAAGAGAGGGAGTTTTCCAATCATTTTATGAGAGGATAGAATGATGAATAAACAAATAGTTGAAAATACCATCGGAAAGCACTCTTAATCActtaaatattgaatattttataatttgacTCACTTTATTCATTCCACGAACTTTTCTAATTTATAGAAGTTAATATTGAGAATATAAATTTCAGACTATATATCCAATGACTAAATTATTTTCATCTCCTTGACAAAAAATTATAACTAGTTGTGATAACACCAATCATTGTCCCAAGCATACTTCAATTATAGTACCCAAACAAtatgtatataaaattttaaaaataatttttttttgaatttattaatgatatatgaaatatttata
Proteins encoded in this window:
- the LOC140987477 gene encoding exopolygalacturonase-like encodes the protein MYLFACHNMNISHVILTAPGNSPNTDGIHIGSSTKIKIVHAKIHTGDDCVSMVAGSQDIDIFDVVCGPGHGISVGSLGRTHETEYVTGIHVRNCTFIGAENGLRIKTWAPSLYSLASDIIFENIDIKNTGNPIIIDQQYCPSGSCKLQNMLSSEVQIKDVTFKNIKGISNTKVAVNIQCSPTLPCKNVRLVDIDLSYRGRGGQARSLCSHVTGSSSGKQKPGGCI